One window from the genome of Montipora foliosa isolate CH-2021 chromosome 5, ASM3666993v2, whole genome shotgun sequence encodes:
- the LOC138004088 gene encoding putative nuclease HARBI1: protein MLPRHIIACIIVFLFVEFVQLQQRQLLLLLCQWRLHLVRIQMVLEYHIRFVRRRRRRPHPYYWNLPRPCNSWFEIYFHRRNIPEEFFYRQTRMSRDTFDTLLATLRRKLQREDTRLRNCIPPEKVLAIGLYRLAHGGSFDNAGIAMNVGTATIREAFTDVVNALYDFRNDFIKFPTNEAETRASIATFEELSDLPNIAGAIDGTHVKIKAPKESAVDYFSRYQQHDVAVQGIVDGRKIFLDIVAGFPGSLHDARVLRNSSIYDRADRGDVLAAPIHVIGGHEIQLYLVGDSAYPLSRWLQKPYPEGTRHPSEIEFNKQLSAARVKVEYAFGIVKGRWRILSFIEETSVARVSKIIVACAVLHNFCILHRDEWDFIDAGDDGDDRENPNDDVIGDGEAIREIIKDNL, encoded by the coding sequence ATGTTGCCGCGGCATATTATTGCATGTATTATAGTTTTTTTGTTCGTTGAATTCGTTCAACTCCAGCAGAGGCAGTTGCTACTTTTACTATGCCAGTGGAGGCTTCACCTTGTTCGAATTCAAATGGTTCTAGAGTACCACATCAGATTTGTCCGTAGAAGGCGGCGAAGGCCTCATCCTTATTACTGGAACCTACCTAGGCCTTGCAATTCttggtttgaaatttattttcataGGCGTAATATCCCCGAAGAATTCTTTTATCGTCAGACGAGAATGTCGCGCGACACGTTTGACACCTTGTTGGCCACTCTTCGCCGTAAGCTACAACGGGAAGACACGCGGTTGAGGAACTGTATCCCACCAGAAAAAGTCCTGGCCATTGGTCTGTATCGCTTAGCACATGGTGGGTCATTCGACAATGCAGGCATTGCAATGAATGTTGGTACAGCAACTATTCGTGAAGCATTCACTGATGTTGTCAATGCTCTCTACGATTTTAGAAATGACTTCATCAAATTTCCAACTAACGAAGCAGAGACAAGAGCCTCCATCGCAACTTTTGAAGAATTATCTGATCTACCAAACATAGCAGGCGCCATCGATGGGACACACGTAAAAATAAAGGCTCCAAAAGAAAGCGCTGTCGACTACTTCAGCCGATATCAGCAGCACGATGTGGCGGTGCAAGGCATCGTCGAcggaagaaaaatatttttggatATCGTCGCTGGCTTTCCCGGTAGCTTGCATGATGCGCGAGTGCTTCGAAACTCGTCGATTTACGACAGAGCAGATCGGGGAGACGTTCTCGCAGCGCCAATTCATGTAATTGGCGGTCATGAAATACAGCTCTATTTGGTGGGGGACAGTGCTTACCCGCTTTCGCGCTGGCTCCAGAAGCCCTACCCTGAGGGAACAAGACATCCAAGTGAGATTGAATTTAACAAGCAGTTGTCTGCCGCAAGAGTCAAGGTGGAGTACGCATTTGGAATAGTAAAAGGCCGATGGCGTATTTTGTCTTTTATCGAAGAAACAAGTGTAGCACGAGTTTCCAAGATTATTGTCGCATGTGCTGTGCTTCACAATTTTTGCATTCTACACAGAGATGAATGGGACTTTATAGATGCTGGAGATGATGGAGACGATCGAGAAAACCCTAATGACGATGTGATTGGTGATGGAGAGGCTATCCGAGAAATTATTAAGGATAACCTGTAG
- the LOC138004463 gene encoding uncharacterized protein yields MGDSYLGMLHNDPYSDYNYYGSQVYVPAESPGPSTVQFVHPYANRPYTHSYANHPSQPSACTSYITTDQIESSQVGDSRADKSRKRGKGPKKQAAKYDSFEPEEERYLVNLWVSYHERLESKDARKYWSKIVDELNAKYNHSRNVEKCKRKLKHLVDKYKERKDWNRKQSGGSIWKSPHYDEIDAVLGVRDVVTFSNVAGAGSESSNTSSTASPERSSSGTPSPAPADTSSSSKTKSKVMKTVTDQGERTADVMEKMQEAQTKQMHMMNKFMGAMLEILNKDN; encoded by the exons ATGGGAGATTCGTACCTCGGTATGCTGCATAACGATCCTTACTCAGACTACAACTATTACGGTTCCCAAGTCTACGTTCCAGCTGAATCTCCAGGGCCAAGTACTGTTCAATTTGTACATCCCTATGCAAACCGACCATATACACATTCGTATGCAAACCACCCGAGTCAGCCGAGTGCATGTACAAGTTACATCACGACTGATCAAATTGAAAGCAGCCAAGTTGGGGATTCAAGAGCAGACAAGAGCAGAAAAAGGGGCAAAGGTCCAAAGAAACAAGCGGCAAAGTACGACTCGTTTGAGCCTGAGGAAGAGCGGTATCTGGTGAATTTATGGGTTTCATACCACGAAAGGTTGGAGAGCAAAGACGCGCGAAAGTACTGGTCAAAGATCGTCGACGAATTGAACGCAAAGTATAACCACAGTCGAAACGTGGAAAAATGCAAAAGGAAACTGAAGCATTTAGTGGACAAATATAAGGAGCGTAAAGATTGGAACCGAAAACAGAGCGGTGGTTCCATTTGGAAGTCTCCGCACTACGACGAAATTGATGCAGTGCTTGGAGTGCGTGACGTCGTCACGTTCAGCAATGTAGCGGGAGCCGGTTCGGAGAGCTCAAACACGTCAAGCACAGCAAGCCCTGAACGATCTTCATCAGGTACACCTTCTCCTGCTCCTGCCGACACTTCAAGCAGTTCA AAAACGAAATCGAAAGTTATGAAGACCGTGACAGACCAGGGAGAAAGAACTGCTGACGTAATGGAAAAAATGCAAGAGGCTCAAACGAAACAAATGCACATGATGAACAAATTTATGGGGGCCATgcttgaaattttaaacaaagacAATTGA